The DNA segment TTTCGTCATCGACAACCAGCACCCGTACACCTAAAAGGGAGGGAATCTGCGCCGGATGAGCAAAATCTACGTTTGTCCTCCTGACAGAATCAGAAATAGCTCCCTGACTTTGTAACAACAGTGGTAACTTAACTGTAAAGGTTGCGCCTTGCTCTTCACCCCGACTATCTACATAAATAGTACCGCCATGCAATTCGACTAAATGATGCACGATTGCTAAACCTAATCCTAAGCCGCCATAAGACCTCGTGCTAGAACTATCGGCTTGACGAAAGCGGTCAAAAACATAAGGTAGAAATTCCGGCTTAATACCAATACCTGTATCCTTTACTTGGATTTGAGCATACCTAGTGATTGTTTTTGGTAATTCTTCACCATGCTCAACGCTCGCAGAAAGGCTAATTTCTACCCTACCCCCTGTAGGTGTGAATTTGATGGCATTAGATAATAAATTCCAGATAATTTGTTGTAAACGCTCAACATCACCAGCAACTAAAAATCTCGAATGATCCTGTTGCATTTCTGGAGAGGGAATCAGGGAAAGACTCAAATCAATTTCTTTGGCTTGGGCGGCTAGGTTGACTGTCTCGATGGCTGACTCAATCAACGGAACCAAATCGCAAGTAGAAACATTGAGATGCAACTTACCTCTAATCATCCGGGAGATATCCAGCAAATCTTCTACTAGCTGAGTTTGCGTCCTGGCATTGCGTTCAATCGTTTCCATGGCCTTAGCCATCTGAATTTCGCTGAGTTTGCGCGATCGCAATAATTGCGCCCAACCGAGAATAGCATTCAGGGGCGATCGCAACTCATGGGATAATATAGCTAAAAATTCATCCTTCATGCGGTTAGCTTCTCGCAGTTGCTCAGTTTGCTTTTGCAAAGAAGTAATTAAACTCGCTCTTTCCATGGCGATCGCAATTTGATCACACACTGCTTGCATCATGCCTTGTTGATTTTCAGTGAAACGAGAGCAACTGCGGCTACCAAAACACAGAGTACCCAAAAACCGTTCCGATGCTATTAATGGGTAACTATAACAAGCTGTAATCCCTAATCTCCGCAGTAATGCTGTTTTTGGATCAGTTGATTGTTGAGCATTTTCTATATAAATAGGACGGCGTTCTTGGGCTACAGTACCGCACACTGATTCACCAAAATTCAGCCACTCACATTCTTGGGCGATATCTTCAGAAAAGCCTGTAAATGACGCTAGACGCATTACCTGAGAGTCTTCCTCAACTAAATAGTTAACGTAAACATCCAAACCAATCTGTTCAGCCAGTTTTTCGTAGAAGCTGTGAATCAGTGCTAAGGGCTGCTGGCTAGATAATAGCTCGTTGGCTGTGTGAAAGAGCAACTGTAGCCTTTTGTAGCCTAATGTCCTAGCTTTTTCTATTTCCTTGAGATGAGTAATGTCTTGGAAAGCTGCTATACAGGTAGCTGGATGACCGTGCATTGCTGGGAGGATATCAGCAAATATCATCAGAGAGTACACACAGTCATTTATGTGCCAGTCTACCTCCAATCCGTCTAAACATTCCCCACGGGCAACTCTTACCCCCGGCATTTCCTCGGTAGGGATGCGATTTCCCGCTGCATCTGTGCAGTAGTAAAAATTTTGATATTCTTCGAGTGGTACACCTTTGGGAAACTCACCTCCAGCTAATTTATCAGCCGCTCGATTAGCAAAGGTTACCCGCGCCGTCTCTGGTTCAATAAACAGTAATGGCATAGGCATCATGTTTAACACATCTTCTAGCCATTTTTGCTGATTGTGGATGGTTTCTTCTACTTGTTTACGCTCCGTGATATCTAAAAATGCCCCGACGCTACCACGAGTGTTACCATCCTCATCAAACAATGGAGCCACGTACCCCAGCAACTTCACGAGTTTGCCATTTTTATGGATAATATCCAGTTCAAATTCTGGAACTTCAACACCGTGAGTGGCAGAATACTGCATCGGCAGTTCTTCTGGTAACAATTCCCTACCATCGCGGTAAACTTGAAAATTTGTCGGTCTTTCTTGACTCAGAGCGCTCAGAGAAGCATTTTCAACTGATGAAACTCCCAATTGTTGCGCCAAACAGGGATTAACTTTGATAGTTTGGCACTCAGGATCTTCCGCAATCCCAATCCCAATGGGGATAACTTGAAATAAGGTTTGTAATTCCGCGATCCGCCGCTGTAAATCCTTGTTTAGTTGAACTATTTGTTGTCTTGCTTGCTTGCGTTCGCTTAAGTCGAGAATAAACACTACGGATTCTTCTCGGTTTTCGCCTAGCAGCACATAGCCGACTAAAACCGGAATCCGCCTACCATCTTTGTGAATATATTCTTTTTCATAGGGCGTACAAGCACCGTTAATATTTGCTTGGGCTTCGGCGATTCCTTGCTCATCTAAGTATAAATGTTCTGGCGGTGTGATCTGGTTCCAATTTAACTTGCCTGTTAACAGCTCATCTCGTGTGTAGCCAATCATCTGCAAAAATGCTTCGTTCGCCTGATGAATGCCTCCATACACATCACCAAATTTAATCCCAATTATATTAGCATCTACGAAACTTCTGAGTTTTTTTTCATATGCCCTGAGTTTTTTCTGCGTTTCATCCTGTTGACGACACAGGCGGGAAATCACAGATGAACTTTGCCAAATAAAAATCGCAAAAATCACTATTAAGATCATGGCAAATAGTGAGATGGCAAATGCTGAACCGTATTGTCCGGCTAATTGACCTTGGAGGATTAACCAACCTAAAATTAATGGTATTGCCATCGCAACCAGTAAGAAACGACGCGCAATTAAGCCCCCGTAAGTATTACTCATTACTACTTGCATTAATCCTTGATCTGGACGCGTCCACAGAATGCCTACAGCAAGTATAATAAAGGTGATTGCCGTATGTAATGCCATTGATGTTGTGTATGAGGCAATACGGGAAAACAGTTGTACTTTATAGGCATAGCTAATTAATACCTGTAAAGAAATTACAGCACTGATCAGGGCAAAAATTTGCACATACCAATAACTACGACGATTTTTTGAATGCGCCAAAATTTCTAGAGCTATGCCCACCAATATAAAGTTTAAGGCACTATTTAACCCCATTCGCCCTGGATGGGATGTAAATATAGCATTCGGTTGATCTGGGAATATTAACTCGTCAATGCCCAAATTCCAGCCGAACAAATATTGACTGATTGTCAGTAAACCAATCAAGGTCACAGTTGCGGCACAAATCCTAGACCAGCGTAAGTAAGCAATGCTGGAACTGTCCCTTTTACTTTCACCCATCTGCAACATCCACAACGATGCACCAGATAGTAAAAAGCCGACAGCTGCATTGGGCTTCATTGTCACTAAACTGGTATCGCCAAACCTCTTGAGAAATTCGAGGTCAAAAAACCAGCCTAACAGTACTAAGACACCCACTAAAACCGCAATCAAACTTGTAACTGTTGCTACTTGTAATTTATGTAAACCTTGCAGTTGCAAGCGCTTGACTTTGAACATTGAAGTTTTTACCACCGAACTGTCTAGCGTAATAATGTTAATGTCTGATATTTATTAAAAACTAAAAATTAGATAACTCAGTAACCTAGGCTACCTGCTATTTAAGAATTTTTTCTCTATCTATATGCAGATTTTTTGGTTGCAAACTCTAGATTAGAGAATAATAGACACAAAATCATCTACCTTGAAACATAATTTCAAAATTTTAGGCTCTTTCCCCGACCATCATCTGGGAAACGCTGCTCACCCACGCCAACAAGTTCTACAATTACTTCACGCGGTGTCGGTGTCCATTTTCCTTCTCTGTCCCCAATTTCTACGGTAGTTTGGTTGCCTTGTGTAAATATACTTATATTAGTTAAAGAAGAATTTTGATTTTCATACTCAAAGGTGTGTCCATCATCTTCAAAAAAACTATATCTCCCATGACCAGGCCAAATCCGTAAACGGATATATTCCAGTGGATTTGAGTCAACGTATTGAGTCACAGGTTGCATTGGGATGATTGCACCACTACGAACATAAAGAGGCATTTTTTCTAGTGGTGCATGAGCCAGAATGTGAGTTTTTCCTGCGTAACGTTCACCAGACCACCAGTCATACCAAATACCATCAGGCAAGTAAACACAGCGATGCTCAACACCAGGGCGGTAAATTGGTGCAGCCATCAGCGACGCACCTAGGAACACCTGATCGTAGAGGCTGTAAGTTTGAGGATCGTTAGGAAAATGATATAGTAATGGTCTGATAATCGGTGCGCCTGTTGTGACTGCTTCCCAGAAAAGATTGTAAATGTATGGTAATAGTTGGTAACGCAGATTAATATATTCTCTACAGATATTTTCAACTAGGTTTCCAAATACCCAAGGTTCATGACGAGCCGTAGATAAAGCTGAATGACCACGCATTAAAGGATAAAGCATTCCTACTTGCATCCAACGGGCGAATAATTCCGGTGTAGCGTTACCTGCAAAGCCGCCAATATCGCAACCCACAAAAGCCACACCCGAAAGTCCCATATTGCAAAGCATCGGTAAGGACATTTCCAAATGCTCCCACAAAGATTGGTTATCTCCCATCCATACAGCAGACCAACGCTGTACACCAGCATAACCTGCTCGCGTTAACACAAGCGATCGCTCTGTAGGACGATGGCGCGTCAAACCTTGATGAGATGATTTAGCCATCATCAAACCATATAAATTATGCACCTCTTCATGAGTCACATCAATTTTAGATTTTGGATTTTGGATTTTAGATTGAAAGTTATTTGCATTTCCTCCCTGGGGTGCATCTAAAGGAAACCAGATTTTTTGACCACCATCCCCAAAAGGACGATCATCAATAGCAGGTTCATTCATATCGTTCCAAATTCCTGCCACACCGATATCAGTTAAACTTTTGTGTAAATCACCCCACCAATTACCCACATCAGTCCGCAAAAAGTCAGGAAACACCGCCTTATCAGGCCAAACATAGCCGTGAAATAAAACGCCATCAGCTTTACGCACAAAATAATCTTTCTCTATTCCTTGGTCAAAAACGTGATAATTAGCTTCTGGTTCATACTTCACACCCGGATCAATAATTGTGACTGTTTTAAAACCATCTTCAGCCAAATCACTAATTAATTTTTCGGGATTTGAGAAGCGTTTAGGACTCCAAGTAAACACACGATAACCGTGCATATAGTCAATATCAAGGTGAATGACATCGCAAGGAATGCGACGCTGGCGAAATTCTCGCGCTAGTTCCCGCACTACCTTTTCTGAGTCGTAACTCCAACGACATTGATGATAGCCCAAAGACCATTTTGGCGGTAGGGACATCCGCCCAGTCAACTGTGTATATGTACGGATAATTTGAGCCGGTTCAGGGCCATAAATAATGTAATAATCTAATTCACCACCATGAGTTTCCATCTTCCAGATATCAGGTTGTGCCACACCCATATCAAACTGACTCCAGAAGGTAGAATTTAAAAAGATACCGTAACCCACATCAGGACGCAAAGCCATAAAAAACGGGATAGCTTGGTACATTGCATCAGTCAGGGCATCGTAATCTAAAGCATCAACAGTCCAGTTAGTTTTAACTTGGCTAATTTTATCCAGAAAACCTGTGCGTTCACCAAAGCCATAAAAATGTTCATCGGGGGCAATTTTCTTCCATCCTGCAACAGCACCCATGCGCCAACCCATACTCATATCTGCATCTTGGGCAAATGGACGATTAGCTTTGTCAAAGCAGGTAATCCGGCAGTTTTGCTTCTGCACACATACACGCATTTGGACTGTAATAATTTCTACCGTTGCTTTAGTTTCCCTCACCTCAAAAGGCACTATTGGCCATTCTGGATCATCTAATGCGATCGCCCAAGGACGGCGGGGTATAAATTTTCCTGTTGGTGCTAGGCGTACACGGACTAAATTGGCCGCAAGTACGCTGATTGTCAGCAGTGCATCACCACAGGCAAAACTGATAGTGCGCTCGTTTCTATTAACAACTTGCACCGTGCCAATAGTTGTCCAAGGTTGGTGAGTAACTGGTAGTTTTCCAAAATACTGCGGCATATATTCTCCAAAAGATTTTACTGTCAGCTTGCGTTATTCAGCAGTTTTAAAGTATTGATCTAAATATTGATCTAAATTAAGTCGAATGTAAATTAATGATTTTTGATAGATGCTATTTGCCGAATAGCACCTTACAGCAAAATACTAACATTTAGGGACATTTTTATGCCTAGTAAATAAATATGTATCTAAAGGAATATTATTATATTAGGACTTACGCACAAGCAACGGAAGAACGAACCACGTTGGCGCTAGCCTCTCCCTTTGGGAGAAGGCACGAAGAACACGTTCGCGTAGCCTCTCCCCTTGGGAAAAGGAAAGAGAGTTTGAAAGGTATTTTGCGTAAGTCCTATATCTTGTAACTTAATTTTATTTCTGGTAACTTGCCTGGGTTAACCATAATTGCTTGTATGCAAGGGATACATAACAAGTTCTCCAAAAGAAAGATAAATATTTATGGCGATTTTCCAGAGATTAAATAGCAGTTAAATATAAGTAAAATTTAAAATTTTCTTCTGCAAAAAAGTATATTCTTAAACTCTATCGTTAAGCAGATATATCTGGTAATAATTAAAATTATAATTATATGTAAATTTATTTCTTAAATAACCTGTCGGGGCAATTGTTTCTCAAACAAAAAACTTCTACCACCAAGCTACTTTCAACTGGGAAATTTACAAGAATATGCAAAACGACTCTGGGAAAACAACTTCTATTTGGATGACCACAGCAGATGTACCAGATCAATCTGTACTGACTGAAAATATTCATGCTGATGTGTGCATCGTCGGTGCAGGGATGGCGGGGATGTCCACTGCTTATATGTTAAGTCGTGAAGGTAAATCAGTAGTGGTGCTAGATGATGGACCTATTGGTGGGGGTCAAACTTGCCGGACAACGGCGCACCTCTCGAATGTCTTGTCTCATTACTACTATGAACTCGAAGATATCCACGGACAAGAGCGGACAAGACAGATTGCCGAAAGTCATACTAAAGCAATTGATACTATACAGGCGATCGCATCTCGTGAACAAATCGACTGTGACTTTGAGCGACTCAACGGTTATCTCTTTCCCCCTGACCGGCAATCTGTGGATGAGATGGAACGAGAATTAGCCGCAGCACATCGCGCCGGACTAACGAGTGTGGAACTTGTCCCACAAGCACCAGTAGATGGCTTTGATACCGGAATGTGTCTGCACTTTCCTCACCAAGGACAATTTGACCCGCTGAAATACCTAGCCGGATTAGCGCAAGCAATTCAACGCCGGGGCGGGAAAATTTATACAGGAACCCACGTAAAAAAAATTACAGGTGGTCTAACCGCCCGTGTGGAAACCAGCAATGGTCAAGTAGTCACAGCTGATGCTGTAGTTGTAGCCACCAATTCCCCAATTAGTAATTTAGCTACCATGCACTTCAAGCAGGCGGCTTACATGACATTTGTGATTGGGATCAAAGTTCCTCGCGGTTCAATTACCAAAGCCCTTTACTGGGATACTCTCGACCCCTATCACTACATCCGCCTGCAAAATCTGGATGAGCAATATGATGTTTTAATTGTAGGTGGCGAAGACCACAAAACCGGACAAGCTAATGATGCTGATGCCCGATATGCCAGACTAGAAGTGTGGACAAGAGAACGTTTCCCAATGGCGACACAGAGGTTATTTCGCTGGTCGGGTCAGGTAATGAACGCTGATGATGGCATTGCCTACATTGGCAAAAACCCCCTAGATGAGGATAATATCTACATCGCCACTGGTGATACAGGTTTGGGCATGACCCACAGTACTATTGCCGGGATACTGCTGAATGATCTAATTTTGGGGCGAAAAAATACCTGGGCTGAGATTTACGACCCATTAAGAACCAGAATTGGCGCAACAGGTGATTTTGTCTCTGAGAATATTAACATTGCTACTCAGTATTTAGATTGGATTACACCAGGGGAAGTTGATTCTGTCGAAAAGATTCCCGCCGGGACAGGTGCAGTAGTGCGTCAGGGTTTAACTAAAATCGCCGCCTACCGAGACGAAAACGGCACTTTACATGAGCATTCCGCAGTCTGTAGCCACTTAAAATGTATTGTCGCCTGGAATTCTTCAGAAGAAACTTGGGATTGTCCTTGTCATGGTTCGCGGTTTGATGCTAAGGGTAAGGTAATTAATGGCCCGGCGATTGATGGGCTTGCGCCTGTATATCAGAAGCAAACCTGAAGATTTGATTTTCAGAGGATGTTTTAAAATTCACTACACCACAAAAATCCGGTTCCCTCCTCGCTTGCGGGGAGGGTTAGGGAGGGGTTCTTTTTATGCATCTTTATTTCGAGTAAGTCCCTATGCTTGTTTAAAACATCCTCAGCCAGCACGTTAGTATTTTCAAAGAATTCATATTGCAAACTGTTATGGAAAAAGCGACCTTTGGTGCTGGCTGTTTTTGGGGAGTGGAGGCAGCATTTCGCAAAGTGGAAGGAGTAAAATCAACCTCAGTCGGCTATATGGGTGGGCATTTTCCTAACCCGTGTTATTTAGATGTGTTATCGAGAATCACAGGTCATGCGGAAGTAGTGCAGGTGGAGTATGACCCAGAATCTGTAAGTTATGATGATTTGTTGGCGATATTTTGGGATATTCATGACCCGACAACTCTTAACCGCCAAGGCGCAGATAAAGGAGAACAATACAGGTCTGTGATATTTTGCCACAACGCGCATCATTTAGAAATGGCGCAGCAATCAAAGGCAAAACTTCAAATGTCGGGAAAATTTGAGCAAAAGATTGTTACCCAAATCAAATCTGCAAGTGAATACTATTTAGCTACAGCAGAACATCAGCAATATTTTGAAAAGAAGGGACGGCATTAATTGAGGTCAAAATTTTAGTTAACAGGCAGTTTTATTATTTTCAGGAATCGTTGGGCATTTAATTTCGTATATCTTTCAGTATGCTTAATAGTGCCGAGGAAAGATTCTATGCCTGCCGGGAATGTGGGTTATAATTAGGAGTTGGGTTTCGCGTTGCTCTACCCAACCTACAAAAATAGATTTTATTATCACTTTTAATTGAAATTTGTAATTTAAGAAAATGCTGGAGATAAAGCCTAATTTAGGCAATAATTCTGTAGAAGAAATCTTTCCCGGTGGTAATGACCCGGATTGCTTTGATTGGCAAGAAGCATGGTATCCTGTCCACTACCTCGAAGATTTAGATAAATCGAAACCCACCCCGTTTACTCTGTTGGGCAAAGATATTGTCATTTGGTGGGATAGAAAAACTCAATCTTGGCAAGCTTTTGTAGACCAATGTCCTCACCGTTTAGCGCCGCTTTCAGAAGGTAGAATTAACGAAGAT comes from the Nodularia sp. NIES-3585 genome and includes:
- a CDS encoding ATP-binding protein, with the translated sequence MFKVKRLQLQGLHKLQVATVTSLIAVLVGVLVLLGWFFDLEFLKRFGDTSLVTMKPNAAVGFLLSGASLWMLQMGESKRDSSSIAYLRWSRICAATVTLIGLLTISQYLFGWNLGIDELIFPDQPNAIFTSHPGRMGLNSALNFILVGIALEILAHSKNRRSYWYVQIFALISAVISLQVLISYAYKVQLFSRIASYTTSMALHTAITFIILAVGILWTRPDQGLMQVVMSNTYGGLIARRFLLVAMAIPLILGWLILQGQLAGQYGSAFAISLFAMILIVIFAIFIWQSSSVISRLCRQQDETQKKLRAYEKKLRSFVDANIIGIKFGDVYGGIHQANEAFLQMIGYTRDELLTGKLNWNQITPPEHLYLDEQGIAEAQANINGACTPYEKEYIHKDGRRIPVLVGYVLLGENREESVVFILDLSERKQARQQIVQLNKDLQRRIAELQTLFQVIPIGIGIAEDPECQTIKVNPCLAQQLGVSSVENASLSALSQERPTNFQVYRDGRELLPEELPMQYSATHGVEVPEFELDIIHKNGKLVKLLGYVAPLFDEDGNTRGSVGAFLDITERKQVEETIHNQQKWLEDVLNMMPMPLLFIEPETARVTFANRAADKLAGGEFPKGVPLEEYQNFYYCTDAAGNRIPTEEMPGVRVARGECLDGLEVDWHINDCVYSLMIFADILPAMHGHPATCIAAFQDITHLKEIEKARTLGYKRLQLLFHTANELLSSQQPLALIHSFYEKLAEQIGLDVYVNYLVEEDSQVMRLASFTGFSEDIAQECEWLNFGESVCGTVAQERRPIYIENAQQSTDPKTALLRRLGITACYSYPLIASERFLGTLCFGSRSCSRFTENQQGMMQAVCDQIAIAMERASLITSLQKQTEQLREANRMKDEFLAILSHELRSPLNAILGWAQLLRSRKLSEIQMAKAMETIERNARTQTQLVEDLLDISRMIRGKLHLNVSTCDLVPLIESAIETVNLAAQAKEIDLSLSLIPSPEMQQDHSRFLVAGDVERLQQIIWNLLSNAIKFTPTGGRVEISLSASVEHGEELPKTITRYAQIQVKDTGIGIKPEFLPYVFDRFRQADSSSTRSYGGLGLGLAIVHHLVELHGGTIYVDSRGEEQGATFTVKLPLLLQSQGAISDSVRRTNVDFAHPAQIPSLLGVRVLVVDDEIDTRDFITTVLQQCQAEVKAVASVREALQVILEWKPDVLVSDIAMPEEDGYSLIRQVRSQPPEQGGKIPAAALTAYARAEDRTRAIQEGYQLHLPKPIEPAELATVVASLVIRNS
- a CDS encoding glycoside hydrolase family 31 protein; the protein is MPQYFGKLPVTHQPWTTIGTVQVVNRNERTISFACGDALLTISVLAANLVRVRLAPTGKFIPRRPWAIALDDPEWPIVPFEVRETKATVEIITVQMRVCVQKQNCRITCFDKANRPFAQDADMSMGWRMGAVAGWKKIAPDEHFYGFGERTGFLDKISQVKTNWTVDALDYDALTDAMYQAIPFFMALRPDVGYGIFLNSTFWSQFDMGVAQPDIWKMETHGGELDYYIIYGPEPAQIIRTYTQLTGRMSLPPKWSLGYHQCRWSYDSEKVVRELAREFRQRRIPCDVIHLDIDYMHGYRVFTWSPKRFSNPEKLISDLAEDGFKTVTIIDPGVKYEPEANYHVFDQGIEKDYFVRKADGVLFHGYVWPDKAVFPDFLRTDVGNWWGDLHKSLTDIGVAGIWNDMNEPAIDDRPFGDGGQKIWFPLDAPQGGNANNFQSKIQNPKSKIDVTHEEVHNLYGLMMAKSSHQGLTRHRPTERSLVLTRAGYAGVQRWSAVWMGDNQSLWEHLEMSLPMLCNMGLSGVAFVGCDIGGFAGNATPELFARWMQVGMLYPLMRGHSALSTARHEPWVFGNLVENICREYINLRYQLLPYIYNLFWEAVTTGAPIIRPLLYHFPNDPQTYSLYDQVFLGASLMAAPIYRPGVEHRCVYLPDGIWYDWWSGERYAGKTHILAHAPLEKMPLYVRSGAIIPMQPVTQYVDSNPLEYIRLRIWPGHGRYSFFEDDGHTFEYENQNSSLTNISIFTQGNQTTVEIGDREGKWTPTPREVIVELVGVGEQRFPDDGRGKSLKF
- a CDS encoding FAD-dependent oxidoreductase, with amino-acid sequence MQNDSGKTTSIWMTTADVPDQSVLTENIHADVCIVGAGMAGMSTAYMLSREGKSVVVLDDGPIGGGQTCRTTAHLSNVLSHYYYELEDIHGQERTRQIAESHTKAIDTIQAIASREQIDCDFERLNGYLFPPDRQSVDEMERELAAAHRAGLTSVELVPQAPVDGFDTGMCLHFPHQGQFDPLKYLAGLAQAIQRRGGKIYTGTHVKKITGGLTARVETSNGQVVTADAVVVATNSPISNLATMHFKQAAYMTFVIGIKVPRGSITKALYWDTLDPYHYIRLQNLDEQYDVLIVGGEDHKTGQANDADARYARLEVWTRERFPMATQRLFRWSGQVMNADDGIAYIGKNPLDEDNIYIATGDTGLGMTHSTIAGILLNDLILGRKNTWAEIYDPLRTRIGATGDFVSENINIATQYLDWITPGEVDSVEKIPAGTGAVVRQGLTKIAAYRDENGTLHEHSAVCSHLKCIVAWNSSEETWDCPCHGSRFDAKGKVINGPAIDGLAPVYQKQT
- the msrA gene encoding peptide-methionine (S)-S-oxide reductase MsrA, encoding MEKATFGAGCFWGVEAAFRKVEGVKSTSVGYMGGHFPNPCYLDVLSRITGHAEVVQVEYDPESVSYDDLLAIFWDIHDPTTLNRQGADKGEQYRSVIFCHNAHHLEMAQQSKAKLQMSGKFEQKIVTQIKSASEYYLATAEHQQYFEKKGRH